In Perca flavescens isolate YP-PL-M2 chromosome 7, PFLA_1.0, whole genome shotgun sequence, the following proteins share a genomic window:
- the alas2 gene encoding 5-aminolevulinate synthase, erythroid-specific, mitochondrial, whose amino-acid sequence MAAFLHHCPFLKSVPKPALRRTGAILLSLADQCPIITRQISVSGTASLEAKVGVSPIKPRSHQLSTVDQRRLFALRATEVAVSLSKGCPFVTSEIGIVRASPEVQEDVQDGLMTSPLKGLKDAILPTPAQTNTVTHLLKDNMVGPSYDYDRFFIEKIAEKKKDHTYRVFKTVNRSAEVFPFAEDYSISGREGSQVSVWCSNDYLGMSRHPQVLSAIRDAVEKHGAGAGGTRNISGTSNFHVSLEKELAQLHQKDAALTFSSCFVANDSTLFTLAKMLPGCEIYSDAGNHASMIQGIRNSGTKRFIFRHNDSRHLEELLQRSDPKTPKIVAFETVHSMDGAICPLEELCDVAHRYGALTFVDEVHAVGLYGAHGAGVGERDNIMHKIDIVSGTLGKAFGCFGGYIASSAALVDTVRSFAAGFIFTTALPPMVLAGALESVRVLKSPEGQVLRRAHQRNVKHMRQLLMDKGLPVVNCPSHIIPIRVGNAELNTKVCDTLLERHNIYVQAINYPTVPRGEELLRLAPSPHHNPAMMDYFVEKLVEVWQEAGLQVSSPATASCTFCDRPLHFDLMSEWERSYFGNMEPQYITVLA is encoded by the exons ATGGCTGCCTTCCTTCATCACTGCCCCTTCCTAAAGTCTGTGCCTAAGCCAGCTTTGAGGAGAACTGGAGCCATCTTGCTGTCTCTGGCCGATCAATGCCCCATCATCACTCGCCAGATCAGTGTGAGCGGCACAGCCTCTCTGGAGGCCAAGGTGGGCGTCTCACCCATCAAACCCAGGAGTCACCAACTTTCCACAGTTGATCAAAGGAGGCTGTTTGCTCTGAGAGCTACTGAGGTTGCTGTGTCTCTATCGAAGGGCTGCCCCTTTGTCACCTCTGAGATTGGGATTGTCCGAGCCAGCCCTGAAGTACAGGAGGACGTCCAAGATG GTTTGATGACTTCTCCTTTGAAGGGTTTAAAGGATGCAATCCTCCCAACGCCAGCTCAAACCAACACTGTCACCCACCTCCTCAAAGACAACATGG TTGGCCCCAGCTATGACTATGACCGCTTCTTTATTGAGAAGATCGCTGAGAAAAAGAAGGACCACACATACAGAGTCTTCAAGACCGTGAATAGGAGCGCTGAGGTCTTCCCGTTTGCTGAGGATTACTCCATCTCTGGGCGGGAGGGCTCCCAGGTGTCCGTCTGGTGCAGCAATGACTATCTGGGAATGAGTCGACACCCACAGGTGCTCAGTGCAATCAG GGATGCTGTGGAAAAGCACGGCGCAGGAGCAGGCGGGACCAGGAACATCTCAGGCACCAGTAACTTCCATGTGTCACTGGAAAAGGAGCTGGCACAGCTGCACCAGAAAGATGCAGCTCTGACCTTCTCCTCCTGCTTCGTGGCAAATGACTCCACCCTCTTCACTTTGGCTAAGATGCTGCCAG GGTGCGAGATCTACTCTGATGCAGGGAACCACGCATCGATGATTCAGGGCATCAGGAACAGCGGAACCAAGCGCTTCATCTTCCGCCACAATGACAGTCGACACCTGGAGGAACTGCTGCAACGCTCTGACCCCAAGACACCCAAAATAGTAGCTTTCGAGACTGTGCACTCAATGGATG GTGCCATATGTCCTCTGGAAGAGTTATGCGATGTCGCTCATCGTTATGGAGCTCTGACGTTTGTCGATGAAGTTCACGCTGTGGGCCTGTACGGAGCCCATGGAGCTGGAGTGGGAGAGAGGGACAACATTATGCACAAGATTGACATTGTTTCTGGGACTTTAG GCAAAGCCTTTGGATGTTTTGGAGGCTACATCGCCAGCAGCGCCGCCCTGGTGGACACAGTGCGCTCCTTCGCAGCCGGCTTCATCTTCACCACTGCCCTGCCCCCGATGGTCCTGGCTGGAGCCCTGGAGTCTGTCCGGGTCCTGAAGAGCCCCGAGGGGCAGGTGCTGCGCAGAGCCCACCAGAGGAACGTCAAACACATGAGGCAGCTGCTCATGGATAAGGGCCTACCTGTGGTCAACTGTCCTAGCCACATCATCCCCATACGG GTGGGCAACGCTGAGCTCAACACCAAGGTGTGTGACACCCTGTTGGAGAGACACAACATCTACGTCCAGGCCATCAACTACCCCACGGTGCCTCGTGGTGAGGAGCTGCTGCGCCTGGCTCCTTCTCCTCATCACAACCCCGCCATGATGGACTACTTTGTGG AGAAACTGGTGGAGGTGTGGCAGGAggcagggctccaggtcagcaGCCCGGCCACAGCTTCCTGCACCTTCTGTGACCGCCCGCTGCATTTTGACCTTATGAGTGAGTGGGAGAGATCTTACTTCGGCAACATGGAACCACAATACATTACTGTGTTGGCATAA
- the ttc34 gene encoding uncharacterized protein ttc34, translating into MLSVKREKRMERDCCLIMSALVQPGVNVSELCKDGDKLLEAGELGRATSLYMSAFRTHAASTMSHMRNLKSGMGGVISTLEGWLDSHGKNHPAQGFNKGLAAVFLSTLCPNNLSATIFKMESLLQSGVHGCEEIFARCTALLEGMQNPHPQDATRMVLEITRALACLLSETHSIKGLKLYLKAYQSNKSETVTLVKSRQAQHLTKIVMAFTDQILHIHPSLISDSECAVTTKENDKLDVEASSCSTIIEFLLAISPGNREVHELQAAYLFLTGRFMDSAEVYSALLHHGNCQKTSECSTDKSYQDPPERRARLLTSRAAACLSAGGRTAEACRDLGEAFEFHPATARIYFQKLFTDHGTARNHLRQQAERGLYGYRERVTIRPDLRSSEGVELLDPVITQLRTLCHLEPDGGGRELRVRLADCLLLRGEHKEALSICSQLAAAQGQQSYQNTVQVLCGYARLLSDDHKGALEDFQAVIEHNAPHPSSCVRALCGRGLLRMMGGLHYLTALDYVTASRLHPQETALTVRCLVPWNYRGLLFTVLLEQGRVMLEGTGEHESKSSSSEDSQQPQQGDQPQAPSKRNKHRSGTPAGVQSLAVLLMELQPGDDGSQILAADALYQLGRVEEAYRLLLSIGPSSPRAPILARLALLQLHRGFLYDTNQLLKKLIQCGDTSCLRPLLVVAQQKDRALLQAHCHSAAKRILEGTREESTVREAVAYLSIAIMASGGVAAKSLLERARCYALLGQRKTAIFDFSAILKEHPKHVQALCGRGFTYLMLNQQKECTRDILAALQINTDIVTKDILSLKDKARKLVCDWLHQLCRTNLSDILLANAVSCREEQLREAFTIGGALMKTDCRDPRWHLLYVDILLVKGEVKAAGAHLCQVFGQEPRDAVAQARVGVLEAWKQNYRSAALRLSKLTEKDLSSLGFLLALIPFNQRKCMAQAAAQEASSVSSGGQWDQALKLLTVAVQAVGNYRLQYLRQRAACLAHLGLHERAIADLDRVIQKHNGSDSSCSDEPQVWAEDLCWRGHSLVLCSREGAALEDFTRALELHRNQAIQCVEAGLGRLRLAECFLRGALQHYGEQQLSKAWTMIECGLVVDSDNIELRRLRAKVKREVASPCNVN; encoded by the exons ATGCTCTCG GTGAAGAGAGAAAAACGAATGGAGAGGGACTGCTGCCTGATCATGTCTGCTCTGGTTCAACCTGGAGTTAATGTTTCAGAGCTATGTAAGGATGGAGACAAGCTCCTTGAGGCTGGAGAGTTGGGGAGGGCTACCTCTCTCTACATGTCTGCCTTCAGGACTCACGCCGCCTCCACCATGTCCCACATGCGGAACTTAAAGTCAGGCATGGGTGGGGTGATCTCTACTCTAGAAGGATGGCTTGACAGTCATGGGAAGAACCACCCTGCTCAGGGTTTTAACAAAGGTCTTGCAGCTGTGTTTCTGTCCACACTCTGCCCTAACAATTTGTCAGCCACCATTTTTAAGATGGAGTCACTCCTTCAGAGTGGGGTGCATGGCTGCGAGGAGATTTTTGCTCGTTGCACTGCTCTGCTTGAAGGGATGCAAAACCCTCATCCACAAGATGCGACTCGCATGGTGTTGGAGATAACTCGTGCCCTGGCCTGCTTGCTCTCAGAGACTCACAGTATCAAGGGCCTGAAGCTTTACCTCAAAGCTTACCAGAGTAACAAATCTGAAACCGTCACACTGGTGAAAAGCAGACAAGCTCAGCACCTAACCAAAATAGTGATGGCCTTTACAGACCAAATACTGCACATACATCCCTCTCTGATATCTGACAGCGAGTGTGCAGTGACAACAAAGGAGAATGATAAGCTAGATGTAGAGGCTTCTTCTTGTTCTACAATTATTGAGTTTTTGTTGGCTATCTCACCTGGCAATAGAGAAGTGCATGAACTTCAAGCAgcatatttatttttgacaggcaGGTTTATGGACAGTGCAGAGGTGTACTCTGCTCTCTTGCATCATGGTAATTGTCAGAAAACATCAGAATGTAGCACAGACAAATCATACCAAGACCCTCCTGAGAGGAGAGCTAGACTCTTAACCAGTCGAGCAGCTGCCTGCTTGTCTGCAGGTGGACGGACCGCGGAGGCATGCAGGGATCTGGGTGAAGCATTTGAGTTTCACCCTGCCACTGCCcgaatttattttcaaaagctATTCACAGATCATGGTACTGCTCGCAACCATCTCCGTCAGCAGGCAGAGAGAGGCCTGTATGGTTACAGAGAACGGGTCACCATCCGTCCAGACCTGAGGTCCTCTGAAGGAGTTGAGCTCCTGGACCCTGTGATCACTCAGTTACGGACTCTGTGCCATTTAGAGCCTGACGGGGGAGGCAGAGAGCTGCGAGTACGACTGGCTGACTGTCTGCTCCTCAGAGGGGAACACAAAGAGGCCCTCTCCATCTGTAGCCAGCTAGCTGCTGCCCAAGGTCAGCAGAGCTATCAAAACACAGTGCAGGTTCTTTGTGGATATGCACGACTTCTCTCAGATGACCACAAGGGGGCGTTAGAAGACTTCCAGGCTGTGATTGAACACAATGCCCCCCACCCATCCAGCTGTGTGCGTGCCCTCTGTGGCAGGGGGCTCCTGCGAATGATGGGCGGCTTACACTACCTCACAGCTCTTGACTATGTGACAGCTAGCAGGCTACACCCTCAGGAAACCGCACTGACTGTTCGCTGCTTGGTGCCATGGAACTACAGGGGGCTGCTGTTTACTGTTTTACTAGAGCAGGGACGAGTCATGCTGGAGGGCACAGGGGAACACGAATCCAAGTCCAGTTCCAGTGAAGACTCCCAACAGCCCCAGCAGGGGGATCAGCCCCAAGCCCCTTcaaagagaaacaaacacagatCAGG GACTCCAGCTGGTGTCCAGTCTCTAGCTGTGCTGCTGATGGAGCTCCAGCCTGGTGATGATGGGTCTCAGATTCTGGCAGCAGATGCCTTGTACCAGCTTGGCCGAGTGGAGGAGGCCTACCGCCTACTACTTTCCATTGGGCCCAGCAGTCCTCGGGCACCCATCCTGGCTCGACTCGCCCTGCTACAGCTGCACAGAGGCTTTCTTTATGACACCAATCAG CTGCTTAAAAAGCTCATTCAGTGCGGCGATACGAGCTGCTTGCGCCCCCTGTTGGTGGTAGCACAACAGAAGGACCGGGCTCTTCTGCAGGCGCACTGCCACTCTGCTGCTAAACGCATCCTGGAGGGCACGCGAGAGGAGAGCACCGTCAGGGAGGCTGTGGCATATCTCTCCATTGCCATCATGGCCTCTG GTGGCGTGGCAGCAAAGTCTTTACTGGAGAGAGCGAGGTGTTATGCCCTGCTGGGCCAACGAAAGACAGCCATCTTTGATTTCAGTGCCATACTGAAGGAGCACCCGAAACATGTTCAGGCCCTCTGTGGAAGAGGCTTCACCTATCTCATGCTGAACCAacaaaaa GAATGCACTCGTGATATACTGGCAGCACTTCAGATAAACACTGACATAGTCACCAAAGATATCCTATCACTCAAGGACAAGGCACGAAAGCtcgtctgtgattggctgcatcAGCTCTGTCGGACCAATCTGTCGGACATCCTGCTCGCCAATGCTGTCTCTTGCCGTGAAGAGCAGCTCAGAGAGGCTTTTACAATTGGTGGAGCTCTGATGAAGACAGACTGCAGAGACCCCAGATGGCATCTCCTCTATGTGGACATACTCTTAGTCAAAG GTGAAGTTAAGGCAGCAGGCGCTCATCTGTGCCAGGTGTTTGGCCAGGAGCCGAGAGATGCAGTGGCCCAGGCCAGGGTGGGTGTGCTGGAGGCCTGGAAGCAGAACTACCGCAGCGCAGCTCTCAGGCTCAGCAAACTGACTGAGAAAGATTTGTCCAGTCTGGGCTTCTTGCTGGCCCTTATCCCATTCAATCAGCGCAAATGCATGGCACAG GCAGCAGCACAGGAGGCCAGCAGTGTGTCATCAGGTGGCCAGTGGGATCAGGCCCTCAAACTCCTGACTGTGGCAGTACAAGCAGTGGGCAATTACAGACTCCAGTATCTTCGCCAGCGGGCTGCGTGCCTCGCTCACCTGGGCCTACACGAGCGGGCCATAGCTGACCTGGACAGAGTTATCCAGAAACACAATGGATCTGACTCCAGCTGCTCAGATGAGCCCCAAGTGTGGGCGGAAGACCTGTGTTGGCGAGGCCACAGCCTGGTGCTATGTTCCAGAGAAGGAGCTGCTCTAGAGGACTTTACTCGGGCCTTGGAGCTCCACAGGAACCAAGCCATCCAGTGTGTGGAGGCTGGTCTGGGGAGGCTACGTCTAGCTGAGTGCTTCCTGCGGGGAGCGCTGCAGCACTATGGGGAGCAGCAGCTCAGTAAAGCCTGGACAATGATTGAATGTGGTCTAGTTGTGGACAGTGACAACATAGAGCTCCGCAGACTGAGGGCAAAGGTCAAACGAGAAGTAGCCAGCCCCTGCAATGTCAACTAG